In the Verrucomicrobiia bacterium genome, one interval contains:
- the metG gene encoding methionine--tRNA ligase, whose product MTKKAYITTAIPYVNGAPHIGNALDYLLADIWSRYQRQNGREVRFQVGTDEHGNKIAAKAAELGIEPKAYADSTYVNFEALMRKVGAEFTDFIRTTDSHHAQAVQYIWQKLEPYIYKGSYEGWYCVGHEAFFTDKEAAETNGVCPDHNQPYQRLSEENYYFKTSAFAEKIKEAIETRKFDIVPEYRKKEILALIDKGLEDVSISRPRKNLSWGIAVPGDDSQVIYVWIDALSNYLTVLGYPDNLTWREYWPADVQVVGKDILRFHAAIWPAMLLALDVPLPKKLLVHGHINVGGVKMSKSIGNVVDPNEVIDKYGVDAFRYYFSRHIATQDDGDFTWEKFETAYNNELGNELGNLVQRVASMVLRYQEGVLGDLPQPEHDIQAYREAMQELKFNKAFDEIWNKVRSLNGYLESVKPWEVAKARGQDSEAESHLAEILAYAAGSLIQIADLLVPFLPTTAKAIQEMFETGVVKQQAVLFPKIYNFTKDPRVASTSN is encoded by the coding sequence ATGACAAAAAAAGCCTACATCACCACTGCAATTCCTTATGTAAACGGCGCGCCGCATATCGGCAACGCACTCGATTATTTACTAGCCGACATCTGGAGCCGATACCAACGCCAAAATGGCCGCGAAGTGCGGTTTCAGGTGGGCACCGACGAACACGGCAACAAAATCGCCGCTAAAGCCGCCGAACTGGGTATTGAGCCAAAAGCTTATGCCGATAGCACCTATGTTAATTTTGAAGCCTTAATGCGAAAAGTTGGGGCAGAATTTACCGATTTTATCCGCACTACCGATTCGCACCACGCTCAAGCGGTGCAGTATATTTGGCAAAAACTCGAGCCCTATATTTATAAAGGGAGCTATGAGGGTTGGTATTGTGTTGGCCACGAAGCTTTTTTCACCGATAAAGAAGCTGCCGAAACCAATGGCGTGTGCCCGGATCACAATCAACCATACCAGCGCTTGAGCGAAGAAAATTACTACTTCAAAACCAGTGCCTTCGCTGAAAAGATTAAAGAAGCAATCGAAACCCGCAAGTTTGATATTGTGCCAGAATACCGTAAAAAAGAAATTCTGGCGCTGATAGACAAAGGGCTGGAAGACGTCAGCATCTCTCGGCCCCGCAAAAATCTCAGTTGGGGCATTGCTGTGCCCGGCGACGACAGCCAGGTAATTTACGTCTGGATTGATGCTTTAAGTAACTACCTTACGGTGCTTGGCTACCCAGATAACCTAACATGGCGCGAATATTGGCCGGCCGATGTGCAGGTGGTGGGCAAGGATATATTGCGTTTTCATGCGGCAATTTGGCCAGCGATGCTACTGGCGCTCGATGTACCGCTGCCAAAGAAACTGCTGGTGCACGGCCATATAAATGTGGGCGGCGTAAAAATGAGCAAATCGATTGGCAACGTGGTTGACCCGAACGAAGTAATCGATAAATACGGGGTTGATGCTTTTCGCTATTATTTTTCTCGGCACATAGCAACTCAAGACGACGGCGATTTTACCTGGGAAAAGTTTGAGACGGCCTATAATAACGAACTTGGTAACGAGCTCGGCAACTTAGTGCAGCGAGTGGCGAGTATGGTCTTGCGCTATCAGGAAGGCGTGTTGGGGGACCTGCCCCAGCCCGAACACGACATTCAGGCCTACCGCGAAGCTATGCAGGAATTGAAGTTTAATAAAGCCTTTGATGAAATCTGGAACAAAGTCCGCTCGCTTAACGGCTACCTCGAAAGTGTTAAGCCGTGGGAAGTGGCGAAAGCTCGCGGCCAAGATAGTGAAGCCGAGAGCCATTTGGCGGAGATTTTAGCGTATGCTGCCGGCAGCTTAATTCAAATCGCCGATTTACTGGTGCCATTTCTCCCGACGACCGCAAAAGCTATTCAAGAGATGTTTGAAACCGGGGTGGTGAAGCAACAAGCGGTGTTATTTCCGAAGATTTATAACTTTACTAAAGACCCACGAGTTGCCAGTACGTCGAACTAG
- a CDS encoding TatD family hydrolase has protein sequence MQFVDTHCHIHEANYPIDAEAAFQRARQAGVEKILCIGTDVESSTQAIKWAERDNVWAVVGIHPHEAVTNSFAELQKLFESHDTSKIVGIGECGLDYFYEHSPREAQITLLHQHLELAQKHNLPVSFHVREAFTDFWPIFDQYPGLRGVLHSFTDTKDNLEKALARGLYIGVNGISTFTKSEAQKNMFASIPLEKMLLETDAPFLTPVPKRGTINEPAFVTLVAKFQANLRSINLEELSQATSQNATDLFSI, from the coding sequence ATGCAATTTGTTGACACCCACTGCCACATTCACGAAGCTAATTACCCGATCGATGCCGAGGCGGCGTTCCAGCGAGCGCGCCAAGCAGGAGTTGAAAAAATACTGTGTATAGGTACCGATGTTGAAAGTTCAACCCAGGCAATTAAATGGGCAGAGCGAGACAATGTATGGGCAGTGGTTGGCATTCACCCGCATGAAGCAGTGACGAATAGTTTCGCGGAGCTTCAAAAGCTCTTTGAATCGCACGATACGAGTAAAATTGTGGGTATCGGTGAGTGCGGTCTTGATTACTTTTACGAGCACAGTCCGCGTGAGGCCCAAATAACGCTACTGCACCAGCACCTCGAACTCGCCCAAAAGCATAATCTGCCAGTCAGTTTTCATGTGCGCGAGGCTTTTACTGATTTTTGGCCAATTTTCGACCAATACCCCGGACTTCGCGGCGTGCTCCATAGTTTTACCGATACCAAAGATAATCTTGAAAAAGCGCTTGCACGCGGCTTATACATCGGTGTGAACGGTATTAGCACCTTTACAAAATCCGAGGCGCAAAAGAACATGTTCGCCAGTATTCCCCTTGAAAAAATGTTACTCGAAACCGACGCTCCCTTCTTGACCCCGGTGCCAAAACGTGGTACTATCAATGAGCCAGCGTTTGTTACGCTTGTTGCCAAATTTCAGGCGAATCTCCGGTCTATCAATCTCGAGGAGCTCTCCCAGGCAACCAGCCAGAACGCAACGGATCTTTTTTCTATCTAA
- a CDS encoding cysteine desulfurase family protein, translated as MNELIYLDYAAATPLEPKVYAAMEPYLFERFYNPSSAYQPARDVRRDFEDARGRLARIIGAKPDEIIMTAGATESVNIAFQGALAGGGHVVTAAIEHQAVLASARQYNHTLVEATPKGVVLPESIRAAITDDTRLVSIAMANSEIGTVQPLRDIAQVIHGVRQDRYKRGIKTPIYFHSDASQAAGLLELQVARLGLDMLTLNAAKCYGPKQVGLLWAASHVRLQPLIHGGGQERGIRSGTENVAGTIGFARALEIAEHKRKGEVKRLSQLRDVLENKILEAFPDVEITGHRKHRLPGHSHMAWRGLDAERALFALEMKGVLVATGSACAANKGTRSHVLTALQLPPELADGSLRFSLGRQTDEAAVKKAATAIIEVVRQELSR; from the coding sequence ATGAACGAACTAATTTATCTCGATTATGCGGCCGCAACGCCGCTAGAGCCCAAGGTCTATGCGGCGATGGAGCCGTATCTTTTTGAACGGTTTTATAACCCATCAAGTGCTTATCAGCCGGCGCGCGATGTTCGCCGTGACTTCGAAGACGCCCGGGGTCGGCTAGCGAGAATCATTGGCGCCAAACCCGATGAAATAATTATGACCGCTGGTGCGACCGAGTCGGTAAATATTGCTTTTCAGGGGGCTTTAGCTGGCGGTGGACACGTTGTGACGGCCGCTATTGAACACCAAGCGGTGTTGGCTTCGGCGCGTCAATATAATCACACGCTGGTTGAAGCGACGCCTAAGGGGGTTGTTCTCCCCGAAAGTATTCGCGCGGCTATTACCGATGACACCCGCCTGGTTAGTATTGCCATGGCCAACAGCGAAATTGGCACTGTTCAACCACTGCGCGATATCGCTCAGGTTATTCATGGTGTGCGCCAAGATCGCTACAAACGCGGTATAAAAACGCCAATCTACTTCCATAGCGATGCTTCACAGGCCGCCGGATTGCTGGAGCTGCAGGTCGCTCGGCTGGGGCTCGATATGCTGACTTTAAACGCTGCTAAGTGTTACGGCCCAAAGCAAGTTGGCTTGTTGTGGGCAGCTAGTCACGTACGGTTACAGCCGTTGATCCATGGCGGCGGGCAGGAGCGCGGTATTCGCTCGGGTACTGAAAACGTCGCTGGTACCATTGGTTTTGCGCGGGCACTCGAAATTGCCGAACACAAGCGAAAAGGCGAAGTTAAGCGTTTAAGCCAGCTGCGCGATGTGCTGGAAAATAAAATCCTTGAGGCCTTTCCTGATGTAGAAATTACCGGCCACCGCAAGCACCGTTTGCCGGGCCACTCGCACATGGCCTGGCGTGGGCTTGATGCCGAACGGGCGCTGTTTGCCCTTGAAATGAAGGGTGTACTGGTGGCTACCGGTTCGGCTTGCGCCGCCAATAAAGGCACACGTTCACATGTTTTAACCGCACTCCAATTGCCGCCCGAACTGGCCGATGGCAGTTTGCGTTTTTCACTGGGCCGCCAAACAGATGAAGCCGCGGTAAAAAAAGCCGCTACCGCCATTATTGAGGTGGTACGCCAGGAACTATCGCGATGA
- a CDS encoding YdcF family protein yields the protein MKWLIGGAIGFCALVVLFISLYLSPNDLGKCDSAPTMTVGSCAPVDAIVAISGGDTPARTAEAIKLYQNGWAPRVLFAGAAQDPSSPSNAEAMRQQAITAGVPDQAILIEELSRTTAENALKTQSLFAKNNIKRIILVTSAYHQRRASLEFQKRLDGQVEVLNHPVAEDNHWSPTWWLTLRGWWLAGSELAKIIIFHLGGSF from the coding sequence ATGAAATGGTTGATCGGTGGGGCGATCGGTTTTTGTGCGTTGGTGGTGCTTTTTATTTCACTCTACTTATCGCCAAACGATTTAGGCAAATGTGATAGCGCACCGACCATGACCGTTGGTTCGTGTGCGCCCGTAGATGCGATTGTCGCAATTAGCGGCGGCGATACCCCGGCACGTACCGCCGAAGCCATCAAATTGTATCAGAATGGCTGGGCGCCACGGGTACTGTTTGCCGGTGCGGCCCAAGACCCTTCCAGCCCCAGTAATGCCGAAGCTATGCGCCAGCAAGCGATTACAGCCGGCGTGCCCGACCAGGCGATTCTGATTGAAGAATTATCCCGCACCACTGCCGAAAATGCGCTCAAAACCCAGAGCCTGTTTGCAAAAAATAATATTAAACGTATAATACTAGTAACATCCGCGTACCACCAGCGTCGCGCTTCTCTTGAATTTCAAAAACGGCTTGACGGGCAAGTAGAAGTTTTGAATCATCCGGTTGCTGAAGATAATCACTGGTCACCGACCTGGTGGTTGACGCTTCGTGGCTGGTGGCTGGCGGGTAGCGAATTAGCTAAAATCATTATTTTTCACCTGGGAGGTAGCTTCTAA
- the mnmA gene encoding tRNA 2-thiouridine(34) synthase MnmA, producing MARVYVGMSGGVDSSVTAALLKEQGHDVVGVYMKNWTQDLPGMKCPWADDLADAKRVAVQLGIDFKVFDFQAEYKQKVVDYMIEEYKLGRTPNPDIMCNQEVKFKLFLETALEDGADMIATGHYARVRHTADGRAELLMGLDANKDQSYFLCRISEEALKKTLFPVGELEKPEVRRIAESLGLVTARKKDSQGICFVGEVGIKDFLSEFVETEPGAIVDKQTGKVIGQHDGALFYTIGQRHGLNVGGGLPYYVTGKDIEKNIVYVTTDLNDSSLWRSELTLNSLHFINEPAENGKTYTIRSRYRASLHEATFTATADGSAILKLAQAERAITAGQSAVLYDGERVVGSGIVSDSVLD from the coding sequence ATGGCTCGTGTCTACGTAGGAATGAGCGGCGGCGTCGATAGTTCGGTAACGGCAGCCCTGTTGAAAGAACAGGGTCATGATGTGGTGGGCGTGTATATGAAAAACTGGACCCAAGACTTGCCAGGCATGAAATGCCCGTGGGCGGACGACCTAGCAGATGCCAAGCGCGTAGCGGTGCAGCTTGGTATTGATTTTAAGGTGTTCGATTTTCAGGCAGAATACAAGCAAAAAGTTGTTGACTACATGATCGAAGAATATAAGCTTGGTCGCACGCCTAACCCAGATATCATGTGCAACCAAGAGGTAAAGTTTAAACTGTTCCTTGAAACAGCGCTTGAAGATGGCGCAGATATGATTGCCACTGGCCACTATGCTCGTGTTCGCCATACGGCTGATGGCCGAGCAGAGCTGTTGATGGGCCTTGATGCCAACAAAGATCAATCATATTTTTTGTGTCGTATTAGCGAAGAGGCACTCAAGAAAACTCTGTTTCCAGTGGGTGAACTCGAAAAACCGGAGGTTCGCCGCATCGCTGAAAGCCTTGGCCTAGTGACGGCTCGCAAGAAGGACTCTCAGGGTATTTGCTTTGTCGGTGAAGTTGGTATCAAGGATTTCCTAAGTGAATTCGTAGAAACCGAACCCGGCGCAATAGTTGACAAGCAAACCGGAAAAGTGATTGGCCAGCACGATGGAGCGCTATTTTATACCATTGGTCAGCGTCACGGCCTAAATGTTGGCGGCGGCTTGCCGTATTATGTTACTGGTAAGGATATTGAAAAAAATATCGTTTACGTTACGACCGATTTGAATGACAGTTCGCTATGGCGCAGTGAGCTAACGCTAAATTCGCTGCATTTTATCAACGAACCTGCCGAAAATGGCAAAACGTACACCATTCGCAGTCGTTATCGGGCGTCGCTTCATGAAGCGACCTTTACTGCCACAGCTGACGGATCGGCAATTCTAAAATTAGCCCAAGCTGAGCGCGCTATTACCGCTGGGCAATCGGCTGTGCTATATGATGGCGAACGAGTAGTCGGCAGCGGCATCGTCAGCGATTCTGTGTTAGACTAG
- a CDS encoding alanine--tRNA ligase-related protein, translating to MNAQDIRKAYLDFFKKQHHAVIPRALLVPQNDATTLFTGSGMQPLIPYLLGEAHPEGTRLVNSQTCIRAQDIEEVGDRTHTTFFEMLGNWSLGDYSKEDQIRWFFTFLTEKVGLDPHKLYVTCFIGSKEHNIPRDDEAAAIWQKLFAEKGIEAKIAVIGSQADGDKRGIKEGERIFFYDDGENWWSRNGGIASTPIGDPCGPDSEVFYDFGEQNHDTSVGLPHPASDGGRFMEIGNQVFMQYRRLDDGSFEPLEKLNVDYGGGLERIAAAAIDSPDVYKISLLWPIIEKLEQLSGKKYESHTNAMRVIADHLRGATFLAVDGVKPSNKEQGYVMRRLVRRAIRFAFDLGIEQNFLPEITPVITNLYHDDYPEVAAKRTEIIDILVREEKAFRTTIRKGIKEFNKLAEEKEEITGSDVFKLYDTYGFPVELTIEEAFHWNKPLEANWRSNFDRAMQEQRQRSQTASKGVFKGGLGGQTLQHKKYHTATHLMYQALRDVLGDHVIQRGSNITEERLRFDFSHPEKVTAEQLKQVEDIVNDQIAKDLKVSYQEYPTEEALKMGALGQFGDRYGDTVKVYKMIADDAKKPFSFEICGGPHVEHTLQLFEDGKRFKIIKEEASSAGVRRIKAVLA from the coding sequence ATGAACGCCCAAGATATCCGAAAAGCCTATTTAGATTTTTTTAAAAAGCAACACCATGCGGTTATTCCGCGTGCGCTGCTGGTGCCGCAAAATGATGCCACGACCTTGTTTACTGGCTCTGGAATGCAGCCGCTGATCCCGTATTTGCTTGGCGAAGCTCACCCCGAAGGCACTCGGTTGGTAAACAGCCAAACTTGTATTCGGGCCCAGGATATCGAAGAAGTGGGCGACCGTACTCACACGACTTTTTTTGAAATGCTTGGTAACTGGAGCTTGGGTGATTACTCTAAAGAAGACCAAATCCGCTGGTTTTTTACCTTTTTAACCGAAAAAGTTGGGCTTGACCCACACAAATTATACGTTACCTGTTTTATCGGTAGTAAAGAGCACAACATTCCACGCGATGACGAAGCTGCAGCGATCTGGCAGAAATTATTTGCTGAAAAGGGTATCGAAGCTAAAATTGCTGTGATCGGCTCGCAGGCCGACGGTGATAAGCGCGGCATTAAGGAAGGCGAGCGAATTTTCTTTTACGATGACGGCGAAAACTGGTGGAGTCGCAACGGCGGCATTGCCAGCACACCAATCGGCGACCCTTGCGGCCCTGATAGCGAAGTTTTTTATGATTTCGGCGAACAAAACCACGATACTAGCGTTGGCTTACCGCACCCAGCCAGCGATGGTGGCCGGTTTATGGAAATTGGCAACCAAGTGTTCATGCAGTATCGCCGCCTCGACGACGGTAGCTTTGAGCCGCTTGAAAAATTAAACGTCGACTATGGTGGTGGGCTTGAGCGAATTGCCGCTGCGGCCATTGATAGCCCTGACGTTTATAAAATTAGCTTGCTGTGGCCAATCATCGAAAAACTCGAGCAGCTTTCGGGCAAGAAGTACGAAAGCCACACCAATGCCATGCGGGTAATCGCGGATCACTTGCGCGGCGCCACCTTCTTGGCAGTCGATGGCGTCAAACCGAGCAACAAGGAGCAGGGCTATGTCATGCGGCGCCTGGTTCGACGGGCGATTCGCTTTGCCTTTGATCTTGGTATTGAGCAAAATTTCTTACCCGAAATTACCCCCGTTATTACAAATCTATACCACGACGATTACCCGGAAGTTGCAGCGAAACGCACTGAAATAATTGATATTCTTGTGCGCGAAGAAAAGGCCTTTCGAACGACAATCCGTAAAGGCATAAAAGAATTCAATAAACTCGCCGAAGAAAAAGAAGAAATCACCGGTTCCGATGTCTTTAAGCTGTACGATACATACGGCTTCCCGGTTGAACTCACCATCGAAGAAGCCTTTCATTGGAACAAACCGCTGGAAGCCAATTGGCGTAGTAATTTTGATCGGGCTATGCAAGAACAGCGCCAGCGCTCGCAAACCGCTAGTAAAGGCGTGTTTAAGGGTGGTCTCGGTGGCCAGACTCTGCAGCATAAAAAGTACCATACCGCAACCCATTTGATGTACCAAGCCTTGCGTGATGTACTTGGCGATCATGTTATTCAGCGAGGTAGTAATATTACCGAAGAACGCCTTCGATTTGATTTTTCGCACCCCGAAAAAGTCACTGCCGAGCAGCTCAAGCAAGTTGAAGATATCGTAAATGACCAAATTGCCAAAGATCTCAAGGTGTCGTATCAAGAGTACCCCACCGAAGAAGCTTTAAAAATGGGGGCGCTTGGCCAATTTGGCGATCGTTACGGCGATACCGTCAAAGTTTACAAAATGATCGCCGATGATGCCAAAAAGCCATTTAGCTTTGAGATTTGCGGTGGGCCGCATGTCGAGCATACCTTGCAGCTATTTGAAGACGGCAAGCGCTTCAAGATAATTAAAGAAGAAGCCAGTTCTGCTGGGGTTCGCCGTATTAAAGCTGTTTTAGCCTAA
- a CDS encoding cell division FtsA domain-containing protein — MVFDKLKQTITRSGENNDNHFVALDIGTEFVKALIARLDGDTIEIIGAGRSRQDLSDMHSGAIADIGGVVRNCEEALAEAEDQAGVQTKRVIIGIAGELVKGMTNTIRYKRPQPDRALDVAEMEFIIEKVQERAQVKAQKQVAWETGNEDVEVKLVNSAIVSIHIDGYKVSNPIGFQGRDVAIQIYTAFAPMVHIGALERTASELDLDLIAVAAEPFAVSRAVLGTDASSTFTAILADVGGGTTDIAVVSDGGVEGTKMFGIGGRSFTRTIAHDLDVSYQDAEKLKVNLDTEAIKPSIAKKIEAALDKNLDVWINGVELALSEFDSVDHLPSRILLCGGGSSLSKLVQRLESSDWYKELPFTRKPSVHHIKPAEVMGVTDKTGDVTDHTFITAMGLLRVGYDTIVGSQGDSIKDKLNKILRI, encoded by the coding sequence ATGGTATTTGATAAACTAAAACAAACGATTACGCGTTCGGGGGAAAACAACGATAATCACTTCGTGGCGCTTGATATCGGCACCGAATTTGTCAAAGCGCTGATCGCTCGACTCGACGGCGACACAATTGAAATTATCGGTGCCGGGCGCTCCAGGCAAGATTTAAGCGATATGCACTCCGGGGCAATTGCTGATATCGGCGGCGTGGTACGAAACTGCGAAGAAGCTCTCGCTGAAGCCGAAGACCAAGCAGGTGTGCAAACCAAAAGGGTGATCATCGGGATCGCTGGCGAGCTCGTGAAAGGCATGACCAATACCATTCGCTACAAACGACCGCAGCCAGACCGCGCGTTAGATGTTGCCGAAATGGAATTCATCATCGAAAAAGTTCAAGAACGCGCCCAAGTAAAAGCCCAAAAACAAGTGGCCTGGGAAACCGGCAACGAAGATGTTGAAGTAAAGCTAGTCAACAGTGCGATTGTTAGTATTCATATTGATGGCTATAAAGTCAGTAATCCAATCGGCTTTCAGGGTCGTGATGTTGCAATCCAGATCTACACGGCCTTTGCACCGATGGTGCATATTGGCGCCCTCGAGCGCACCGCCTCTGAGCTTGACCTTGATTTGATTGCGGTTGCTGCCGAGCCATTTGCGGTGTCACGAGCGGTGCTTGGCACCGATGCCAGCAGTACGTTTACCGCTATTCTAGCCGATGTCGGCGGTGGGACAACCGACATTGCCGTAGTCAGTGATGGCGGCGTTGAAGGTACAAAAATGTTCGGCATTGGCGGGCGCAGTTTTACCCGAACCATCGCCCACGACCTAGACGTGTCGTATCAGGATGCTGAAAAATTAAAAGTGAATCTTGATACCGAGGCAATTAAACCATCAATCGCCAAAAAGATAGAAGCCGCGCTCGATAAAAACCTCGATGTCTGGATTAATGGAGTAGAACTCGCACTGAGCGAATTTGACTCGGTTGATCATCTTCCAAGCCGTATTCTTCTCTGTGGGGGTGGCTCGAGTCTTTCAAAGCTGGTGCAGCGGCTGGAATCAAGCGACTGGTACAAAGAGCTACCATTCACCCGAAAGCCGTCGGTGCACCATATTAAGCCAGCCGAAGTCATGGGGGTCACCGATAAAACCGGCGACGTCACCGACCACACCTTTATAACGGCCATGGGGCTTTTAAGGGTCGGATATGATACCATAGTAGGCAGTCAGGGCGATAGCATAAAAGACAAATTGAACAAAATACTTCGCATATGA
- a CDS encoding baseplate J/gp47 family protein, producing the protein MKDVIYIDIEDDITSIIGKVKSAKAKIVALVPPKRIGVLQSVVNLKLLQRAAQADDKRLVLITSEQSLASLAAGVKIPVAKNLQSKPELAPITALEIDDEEVINGEELPVGELDAAAKPAPTTGIESPKAAAAFESLQKTPSTKSGAPTPKMSANKNASRIPNFDKFRKWLFLGIGGGLLLILFLVWAIFFAPHATVAITAKTTLVNIDLPLSLDTDTPTDPEKNAIQPLAEELRKTQTVDFQATGSKEVGEKASGSMTLTNASNSDPIVIEAGTEFTSGNGLVFKSNADVTVPGARIENGTIIGGQANVGVTAAAIGSEYNLAAQNYTSSNQSVSASGGSMTGGSKRTVKIISQNDVNQAREKIKDQNNNDAKNEIKARFGDDVVVLEDSFVTTVGEPSVSPAVGQEATAGKLTVETTYTLLAVAKKDVKALLENFLQKELEGKTDQRIYENGEKTVRFSRFQQEAGNLSVRLTAAGHIGPEVKENELKQQLQGKRLGEIQQLVETIPGVENVDVRFSPFWVTAAPGADKITIEFVIKNNEQ; encoded by the coding sequence ATGAAAGACGTCATTTATATCGATATTGAAGACGACATCACCTCAATTATTGGCAAGGTGAAGTCGGCTAAGGCCAAAATTGTAGCTTTGGTACCACCTAAAAGAATTGGGGTACTGCAAAGTGTCGTAAACTTAAAGTTATTACAGCGCGCCGCCCAAGCCGACGATAAACGGCTCGTACTTATTACCAGTGAACAGTCACTGGCAAGCTTAGCTGCTGGGGTGAAAATACCAGTAGCCAAAAACTTACAATCCAAGCCTGAACTGGCGCCAATCACGGCGCTCGAAATTGACGACGAAGAAGTTATCAACGGCGAAGAGCTACCGGTGGGTGAGCTGGATGCCGCAGCCAAGCCCGCACCAACCACCGGCATCGAAAGCCCCAAAGCGGCAGCTGCCTTTGAGTCGTTACAAAAAACCCCGTCGACAAAATCTGGTGCTCCAACGCCCAAAATGTCAGCAAACAAAAATGCCAGTCGAATTCCTAACTTTGACAAGTTCCGCAAGTGGCTTTTCTTGGGTATTGGCGGCGGCTTGCTGCTGATATTGTTCTTGGTGTGGGCGATATTTTTTGCACCCCATGCAACCGTAGCGATTACGGCTAAAACCACTCTTGTTAACATTGATCTTCCTCTTTCGCTTGATACCGACACCCCAACTGACCCTGAGAAGAACGCCATTCAGCCGCTTGCTGAAGAACTGCGAAAAACCCAAACCGTCGATTTTCAGGCTACCGGTTCGAAGGAAGTTGGCGAAAAGGCATCTGGCAGTATGACGCTAACCAATGCCTCAAATAGTGACCCAATCGTGATTGAAGCCGGAACAGAATTCACCTCTGGGAATGGATTGGTATTCAAGAGTAACGCCGATGTCACTGTGCCAGGTGCCCGAATTGAAAACGGGACAATTATTGGCGGACAAGCAAATGTTGGTGTGACCGCGGCCGCGATTGGTTCGGAGTACAATTTAGCGGCACAAAATTACACCTCGAGCAATCAAAGTGTATCGGCCAGTGGTGGCTCGATGACGGGCGGGTCTAAGCGCACCGTAAAAATCATTTCTCAAAATGATGTCAATCAAGCCCGCGAAAAAATTAAAGACCAGAATAATAATGATGCCAAAAATGAAATAAAAGCCCGATTTGGCGACGACGTCGTGGTGCTTGAAGACAGTTTTGTGACGACGGTTGGCGAACCCTCAGTCTCGCCAGCAGTTGGTCAGGAAGCCACCGCCGGTAAGTTAACAGTTGAAACAACCTACACCCTTTTGGCTGTTGCTAAGAAAGACGTCAAAGCACTGCTTGAAAACTTCTTACAAAAAGAGCTCGAAGGTAAAACCGATCAGCGCATCTATGAAAACGGTGAAAAAACGGTGCGCTTTAGCCGCTTCCAGCAAGAAGCGGGCAACTTAAGCGTTCGTTTAACCGCAGCCGGGCACATTGGCCCAGAAGTCAAAGAAAACGAATTAAAGCAGCAGCTTCAAGGTAAGCGGCTCGGAGAGATTCAGCAGCTTGTCGAAACTATTCCAGGTGTTGAAAATGTCGATGTCAGGTTCTCACCGTTTTGGGTAACGGCTGCACCAGGTGCCGATAAAATAACAATTGAATTTGTTATCAAAAACAATGAACAGTAA
- the ruvX gene encoding Holliday junction resolvase RuvX, producing the protein MNSNPHTIIALDVGEKRIGIAHADTAVKFPVPYGAIDVDGLEMERLKELFAEFEPATLVIGLPRNQQGEETAQTEAVRSFAARLELFHIPVVFQDESLTSVLAEKYLAAHKKRYSKADIDAHAAAIILGDYLEGVHPSDGA; encoded by the coding sequence ATGAACAGTAATCCCCATACTATAATTGCCCTTGATGTCGGCGAAAAAAGAATTGGTATTGCCCACGCTGATACCGCTGTTAAGTTTCCGGTACCATATGGGGCAATTGATGTCGATGGATTAGAGATGGAGCGCTTAAAGGAACTATTTGCTGAATTTGAGCCAGCCACGCTGGTTATTGGCTTGCCGCGGAATCAGCAGGGCGAGGAAACGGCTCAAACGGAAGCAGTTAGATCGTTTGCTGCACGACTCGAGTTATTTCATATCCCGGTCGTGTTCCAGGATGAATCGTTGACGTCGGTGCTCGCTGAGAAATATCTTGCGGCACATAAAAAACGCTACTCTAAGGCCGATATTGACGCCCACGCAGCTGCTATAATCCTAGGCGACTACCTAGAAGGGGTGCATCCATCAGATGGCGCTTAA